A window of the Henckelia pumila isolate YLH828 chromosome 3, ASM3356847v2, whole genome shotgun sequence genome harbors these coding sequences:
- the LOC140893134 gene encoding thaumatin-like protein 1b: MRFNYLLCVVTLLCYVYGGTSAIFTIKNNCPYTIWPATLTSRGGSIPTGFELGSHAATTLNAPAGWSGRIWARSACSYSGGRFHCLAGDCGSGQVACNGAGGAPPVSLIEFTLNGDGNKDYYDLSLVDGFNFPVAVAPRGGCPTAICPVDINNRGCPNELAVRDGRGGVIGCKSACIAFNQPQFCCTGPFSTPETCKPTNYSEIFKRQCPQAYSYAYDDKSSLFTCPAGGNYLITFCP, encoded by the exons ATGAGATTCAATTATTTACTTTGCGTTGTTACCTTATTGTGCTATGTTTATG GAGGTACCTCGGCGATATTCACTATAAAAAACAATTGCCCCTATACTATTTGGCCCGCAACATTAACTAGCCGTGGCGGATCAATTCCAACAGGGTTTGAACTGGGAAGCCACGCCGCAACAACCCTCAATGCACCCGCCGGATGGTCGGGTCGGATTTGGGCTCGATCCGCCTGCTCGTATTCCGGAGGCAGATTTCACTGTCTCGCCGGGGATTGTGGATCGGGTCAAGTCGCATGCAACGGAGCCGGTGGTGCGCCTCCCGTATCACTAATCGAATTCACTCTCAACGGAGATGGAAACAAAGATTATTACGACCTCAGCCTCGTCGATGGCTTCAATTTCCCCGTGGCCGTGGCGCCACGGGGGGGCTGTCCCACTGCGATTTGCCCCGTAGACATCAATAATCGTGGCTGTCCGAATGAGTTGGCAGTGAGGGACGGAAGGGGTGGCGTGATCGGGTGTAAGAGCGCGTGCATTGCTTTCAACCAACCGCAGTTTTGTTGCACCGGACCGTTTAGTACTCCGGAGACGTGCAAGCCGACGAACTACTCGGAGATTTTTAAGCGGCAGTGTCCGCAGGCGTATAGTTATGCTTACGATGATAAATCTAGCTTGTTCACATGTCCTGCTGGGGGTAATTACCTTATTACCTTCTGTCCATGA
- the LOC140888171 gene encoding thaumatin-like protein 1, giving the protein MVYRLGGTSAILTIKNNCPYTIWPATLTSRGESIPTGFELGSHVTTTLNAPAGWSGRIWARSACSYSGGRFQCLAGDCGSGQVACNGAGGAPPVSLIEFTLNGDGNKDYYDLSLVDGFNFPVAVAPRDGCPTAVCPVDINNRGCPDELAERDGRGGVIGCKSACIAFNQPQYCCTGQYGTPETCPPTNYSEIFKRQCPQAYSYAYDDKSSLFTCPTGGDYLITFCP; this is encoded by the exons ATGGTATACCGATTAG GAGGTACGTCGGCGATACTCACGATAAAAAACAATTGTCCCTATACTATTTGGCCCGCAACATTAACTAGCCGTGGCGAATCAATTCCAACAGGGTTTGAACTGGGAAGCCACGTCACAACAACCCTCAATGCACCCGCCGGATGGTCGGGACGGATTTGGGCTCGATCCGCCTGCTCGTATTCCGGAGGCAGATTCCAGTGTCTCGCCGGGGATTGTGGATCGGGTCAAGTCGCATGCAACGGCGCCGGAGGTGCCCCTCCCGTATCACTAATCGAATTCACTCTCAACGGAGATGGAAACAAAGATTATTATGACCTCAGCCTCGTCGATGGCTTCAATTTTCCCGTGGCCGTGGCGCCACGGGACGGTTGCCCCACCGCGGTTTGCCCCGTAGACATCAATAATCGTGGATGTCCGGATGAGTTGGCGGAGAGGGACGGAAGGGGCGGCGTGATTGGGTGTAAGAGCGCGTGCATTGCTTTCAACCAGCCGCAGTATTGTTGCACCGGACAGTATGGTACTCCAGAGACGTGCCCGCCGACGAACTACTCGGAGATTTTTAAGCGGCAGTGTCCGCAGGCATATAGTTATGCTTACGATGATAAATCTAGCTTGTTCACATGTCCGACCGGAGGTGATTACCTTATTACCTTCTGTCCGTGA